In Pelecanus crispus isolate bPelCri1 chromosome 16, bPelCri1.pri, whole genome shotgun sequence, the following proteins share a genomic window:
- the EDN2 gene encoding endothelin-2, with product MPSHPARAALLALALCALLADGTGHPPLEPHLAAASAAHPRTKRCSCNSWLDKECIYFCHLDIIWVNTPGHTAPYGLGSPPRRCKRSLSRCECSHSRDNICATFCQMKPGYLQSPKLPASSGASTKSPQSSGVRPSHHGLLRALRDLAVSSLQFGKQQHRSQRNAQPTALPWKKNIWKKKR from the exons ATGCCCAGCCACCCCGCCCGCGCCGCGCTGCTGGCGCTCGCCCTCTGCGCCCTCCTGGCAGACG GTACGGGCCACCCGCCGCTGGAGCCCCACCTGGCCGCAGCCAGCGCTGCCCACCCCAGGACCAAGCGATGTTCCTGCAACAGCTGGCTGGATAAGGAATGCATTTACTTCTGTCACCTGGACATCATCTGGGTCAACACACCTGG acACACCGCTCCCTATGGCTTGGGAAGCCCACCAAGGCGGTGCAAGAGATCGCTCAGCAGGTGCGAGTGCTCGCACTCGAGGGACAACATCTGTGCCACCTTCTGCCAGATGAAACCTGG GTACCTCCAGAGTCCGAAGCTCCCAGCGAGCTCTGGAGCATCAACGAAGTCTCCGCAGAGCAGTGGCGTGAGGCCTTCCCATCACGGCTTGCTGAGAGCTCTCAG GGATCTTGCTGTCTCCAGTCTGCAGtttgggaagcagcagcaccgTTCTCAGAGGAACGCACAGCCAACAGCTTTGCcttggaagaaaaacatctggAAGAAGAAGAGATAA